A genome region from Euzebya rosea includes the following:
- a CDS encoding aldo/keto reductase: MNPSTMPPLGLGTWELTGDTCVDAVAAGIEMGYRHIDTAQMYGNESDVGDGIARADIDRDQLWVTTKLDNHNHAPDKVIASTEDSLRRLGLDRLDLLLIHWPVELDDLEETLEAMQELADRDLVANLGVSNFTSEQLRRAGEAARVVVDQVEYHALLDQSTLLETTRDMGITLTAYSPLARGTLLTHPVVTNIAGARSTGPAQIALRWLLDQDGVAVIPKASSPEHLRSNLEALDMEPLSTNDRAALDDLPKDQRVIDPPFAPDWD; this comes from the coding sequence ATGAACCCCTCCACCATGCCCCCGCTCGGCCTCGGCACCTGGGAGCTGACCGGCGACACGTGTGTTGATGCGGTCGCCGCCGGCATCGAGATGGGCTACCGCCACATCGACACCGCCCAGATGTACGGCAACGAGTCCGACGTCGGCGACGGCATCGCCCGCGCCGACATCGACCGTGACCAGCTGTGGGTGACCACCAAGCTGGACAACCACAACCACGCCCCCGACAAGGTGATCGCCTCCACGGAGGACTCCCTCCGTCGGCTCGGCCTGGACCGACTCGACCTGCTGCTGATCCACTGGCCGGTCGAGCTCGACGACCTCGAGGAGACCCTCGAGGCCATGCAGGAGCTGGCCGACCGCGACCTCGTCGCCAACCTGGGGGTCAGCAACTTCACCAGCGAACAGCTGCGCCGCGCCGGCGAGGCGGCCCGGGTGGTCGTCGACCAGGTCGAGTACCACGCGCTCCTGGACCAGTCGACGTTGCTGGAGACGACCCGCGACATGGGCATCACCCTGACCGCCTACTCCCCCCTCGCACGCGGCACGCTGTTGACCCACCCGGTCGTCACCAACATCGCCGGTGCCCGCAGCACCGGTCCCGCCCAGATCGCCCTGCGCTGGCTGCTGGACCAGGACGGCGTCGCCGTGATCCCCAAGGCCTCGAGCCCCGAGCACCTCCGAAGCAACCTCGAGGCCCTGGACATGGAGCCGCTGTCGACCAACGACCGTGCGGCCCTCGACGACCTGCCCAAGGACCAGCGGGTGATCGACCCGCCGTTCGCGCCCGACTGGGACTGA
- a CDS encoding DUF7218 family protein gives MAKNHGPSIKDDEQYEKLRDHGMSKSKAAAIANTEDASKKGGSSPSYEEWTKDDLYERAQELDIDGRSDMTKDELIEALRST, from the coding sequence ATGGCCAAGAACCACGGACCCAGCATCAAGGACGACGAGCAGTACGAGAAGCTGCGCGACCACGGGATGAGCAAGTCCAAGGCCGCAGCGATCGCCAACACCGAGGACGCCTCGAAGAAGGGCGGTTCGTCGCCCTCCTACGAGGAGTGGACCAAGGACGACCTGTACGAGCGCGCCCAGGAGCTCGACATCGACGGGCGGTCCGACATGACCAAGGACGAGCTGATCGAGGCGCTGCGGTCGACCTGA
- a CDS encoding MauE/DoxX family redox-associated membrane protein: MDASPIVTAVVLLGAALLVLAGALKVPVPDAAMATLHRLHLPSGRAAARALGLGEIAVGVGVVIAGGRIAPAVLAVVYAILLGVAWWQRAAQVDCGCFGTTATVVTRTHMATNAVLGMAAAAGAFVGTVPLADLAADAGIAGAVAGAVLLVTGVGLLRVLLVRAADTTVAGGASPAVLRRGSPA; encoded by the coding sequence ATGGACGCCTCTCCGATCGTCACCGCCGTCGTGTTGCTCGGCGCCGCCCTCCTCGTGCTGGCCGGCGCGCTGAAGGTGCCGGTGCCCGACGCCGCGATGGCCACGCTGCACCGCCTGCACCTGCCCTCGGGGCGCGCGGCCGCCCGGGCCCTCGGCCTCGGCGAGATCGCCGTCGGCGTGGGCGTGGTGATCGCCGGCGGTCGGATCGCCCCGGCGGTGCTGGCCGTCGTCTACGCGATCCTGCTCGGTGTCGCGTGGTGGCAGCGGGCCGCCCAGGTCGACTGTGGGTGCTTCGGCACGACCGCGACCGTGGTGACCCGCACCCACATGGCGACCAACGCCGTCCTGGGCATGGCCGCCGCCGCAGGTGCGTTCGTCGGCACCGTCCCCCTGGCCGACCTCGCTGCCGACGCCGGGATCGCGGGCGCCGTCGCCGGGGCCGTGCTGCTGGTCACCGGGGTCGGGCTGCTGCGCGTCCTCCTCGTCCGTGCCGCCGACACGACCGTCGCCGGGGGCGCCTCCCCCGCCGTCCTGCGCCGCGGGAGTCCCGCGTGA